A genome region from Gossypium hirsutum isolate 1008001.06 chromosome A04, Gossypium_hirsutum_v2.1, whole genome shotgun sequence includes the following:
- the LOC121228281 gene encoding uncharacterized protein isoform X1, with amino-acid sequence MTPRSDRPTRETKVVERYSAPSVARSSSFKKKEHPFGFSLRLGGCKELMSGMEVAKDQELVDGTIAQESGKSMPSSQQEVLIQALRPKLQELRRKEDAIARETLKQQQEGIKVQRFKTQQQ; translated from the exons ATGACACCTAGAAGTGATAGGCCTACAAGGGAAACGAAAGTCGTAGAAAGGTATTCAGCTCCTTCTGTTGCAAGGTCTTCCTCGTTTAAGAAAAAAGAACACCCTTTCGGTTTCAGTTTGAGG TTGGGCGGTTGCAAGGAACTGATGTCAGGCATGGAGGTCGCCAAAGATCAAGAACTAGTAGACGGAACTATTGCACAGGAATCTGGAAAATCCATGCCGTCATCTCAACAGGAG GTATTAATTCAAGCCCTCCGTCCCAAATTGCAG GAGTTGAGAAGGAAAGAGGATGCAATAGCACGAG AAACACTGAAACAACAGCAAGAAGGAATCAAAgtccaaagattcaaaactcAACAGCAATAG
- the LOC121228281 gene encoding uncharacterized protein isoform X2, which produces MTPRSDRPTRETKVVERYSAPSVARSSSFKKKEHPFGFSLRLGGCKELMSGMEVAKDQELVDGTIAQESGKSMPSSQQEVLIQALRPKLQELRRKEDAIARGDRDSV; this is translated from the exons ATGACACCTAGAAGTGATAGGCCTACAAGGGAAACGAAAGTCGTAGAAAGGTATTCAGCTCCTTCTGTTGCAAGGTCTTCCTCGTTTAAGAAAAAAGAACACCCTTTCGGTTTCAGTTTGAGG TTGGGCGGTTGCAAGGAACTGATGTCAGGCATGGAGGTCGCCAAAGATCAAGAACTAGTAGACGGAACTATTGCACAGGAATCTGGAAAATCCATGCCGTCATCTCAACAGGAG GTATTAATTCAAGCCCTCCGTCCCAAATTGCAG GAGTTGAGAAGGAAAGAGGATGCAATAGCACGAG GTGACCGAGATTCTGtttaa
- the LOC121228116 gene encoding NAC transcription factor 47-like, which produces MRHPHSSLPPGFRFHLTDEELILHYLMKKLSSSAFPVSIIADADFYSSIPGTYQIKLCLVRKNGTFSDRETESTQMVQGQNGAAGSGFWKATETDKIIVASSMAAGRGGVHSDIGVKKALVFHRQNKPSAHLLNRFFIPNSHL; this is translated from the exons ATGAGGCACCCACATTCAAGTCTGCCTCCAGGATTTAGGTTTCACCTCACGGACGAAGAACTCATCCTTCATTATCTAATGAAGAAACTGAGCTCCTCAGCTTTCCCCGTTTCCATCATCGCGGACGCCGATTTCTATAGTTCGATCCCTGGGACTTACCAG ATAAAGCTGTGCTTGGTGAGAAAGAATGGTACATTTTCAGACCGAGAGACGGAAAGTACCCAAATGGTGCAAGGCCAAAATGGGGCAGCTGGATCCGGGTTTTGGAAAGCAACCGAGACTGATAAGATTATAGTTGCATCTTCAATGGCAGCTGGGAGGGGTGGAGTGCATTCCGATATTGGTGTAAAGAAAGCTTTGGTGTTTCACAGACAAAACAAGCCAAGCGCACATCTTTTAAACAGATTTTTTATTCCAAACTCACACTTATAG